A section of the Rattus norvegicus strain BN/NHsdMcwi chromosome 15, GRCr8, whole genome shotgun sequence genome encodes:
- the LOC120093102 gene encoding disks large homolog 5-like, whose amino-acid sequence MGSRGGMFSRILSLFRRDNHIYAETRPRQREASLLSRWRTRRMERSLRRSKSDQKASSQPSTTPVEEERMKRLENLKFALHKVQKERDELRRILADYPGKNLNHRNKFESEMLMMQHEEVMTDMKKMSEQINTALVKCKNLTLENDWYCRSFCPLLTECFELKNNAQRAWNEYKGLLRDQIALEESIKETTRFCGEASMKIRVTSSLRSEHCSRRLSMAQSRTTALRDRPVHQEH is encoded by the exons atgggatcccgaggaggcatgttctccaggatcctcagtctctttcggagGGACAATCATATCTATGCAGAGACaagaccaaggcagagggaggccagccttTTATCACGTTGGAGAACAAGACGAATGGAAAGGTCCTTGAGGAGGTcaa agTCTGATCAGAaagcatcatcccaaccctccacgacacctgttgaggaggagagaatgaagcgtTTGGAGAACCTCAAATTTGCTCTCCACAAGgtgcagaaggagagagatgaactcaggagaaTCCTGGCCGATTACCCTGGAAAGAATTTAAATCACAG GAACAAGTTTGAGTCCGAGATGCTCATGATGCAGCACGAGGAAGTGATGaccgacatgaagaaaatgagcgagCAGATCAATACCGCTTTGGTCAAATGTAAAAACCTtacactggaaaatgactggtactg ccgcagcttctgccccctcctaactgagtgttttgagctgaagaacaatgccCAGAGAGCATGGAATGAGTACAAAGGGCTTCTAAGGGATCAGATTGCACTGGAAGAAtccattaaggaaacaacaaggttctgtggggaagccagtatgaaaatccgtgtaacaagcagcctcag GTCTGAACACTGCAGCAGACGCTTGTCCATGGCCCAGAGcaggactacagctctcagagacagacctgtccaccaggagcactga